One Chloroflexota bacterium genomic window carries:
- a CDS encoding winged helix-turn-helix domain-containing protein, translated as MSIINVMTTWDTYPNDYRATEVAFITTAARAGECVSVVGLSGAGKSNLLGFIANRVSLPGRRFVLIDCNRLSQPTPSTMFRLVRRALGDSGEAADELEALDSALDRFISASGGPTLLLDRFDVFTHDPDPALFNNLRALRDRHKFELTFLASTRRPLPPDNEFAELFHANTLWLGPLNQNDSRWNVARYAERKSLHWDETVVEALFNVSRGYASFLRAACESYAAGANVGNIASHPAVRARVEEFWSDKPTDDELRLSGLSGHPFLTAARPSGFAFDTTQLTAKEHLLLNYFLAHPETVCEKDDLIHAAWPEDKVFERGVRDDSLSQLIRRLREKIEPDPATPRHIFTVPGRGYRFKSS; from the coding sequence TTGTCCATCATCAATGTCATGACCACCTGGGACACTTATCCCAACGACTATCGCGCCACCGAAGTCGCCTTCATCACCACCGCCGCCCGCGCCGGCGAGTGCGTCTCGGTTGTTGGCTTGAGCGGCGCCGGCAAGAGCAACCTGCTGGGCTTCATTGCCAACCGGGTTTCGCTTCCGGGCCGCCGATTCGTTCTGATTGATTGCAATCGCCTCTCACAACCTACGCCTTCGACAATGTTTCGACTCGTCAGGCGCGCGCTTGGCGACTCCGGTGAAGCCGCCGACGAGTTGGAGGCCCTGGACTCGGCCCTTGACCGTTTTATCTCGGCTTCGGGCGGGCCGACTCTGTTGCTCGACCGCTTCGACGTGTTCACTCACGATCCCGACCCGGCCCTCTTCAACAACCTGCGCGCCCTGCGCGACCGCCACAAGTTCGAGCTGACCTTCCTCGCCAGCACCCGTCGCCCCCTGCCGCCCGACAACGAATTTGCCGAACTCTTTCACGCCAACACCCTCTGGCTCGGCCCGCTCAACCAAAACGACTCGCGTTGGAACGTGGCCCGCTACGCCGAACGCAAAAGCCTGCATTGGGACGAAACGGTGGTCGAGGCTTTGTTCAACGTCTCGCGCGGCTACGCCTCATTTCTGCGCGCCGCCTGCGAGTCTTACGCCGCTGGCGCGAACGTCGGGAACATTGCCAGCCACCCGGCGGTGCGGGCGCGGGTGGAAGAATTTTGGAGCGACAAGCCCACCGACGATGAGCTTCGCCTCTCCGGCCTCAGCGGCCATCCTTTTCTCACGGCGGCTCGCCCGTCCGGTTTTGCCTTCGATACGACTCAACTGACGGCCAAAGAGCATCTCCTGCTCAACTACTTCCTCGCTCACCCGGAGACAGTCTGCGAAAAAGACGATCTGATCCACGCCGCCTGGCCCGAAGACAAAGTGTTCGAGCGCGGCGTGCGCGACGACAGCCTGTCCCAACTCATCCGCCGCCTGCGCGAAAAGATCGAGCCAGACCCGGCCACCCCGCGCCACATCTTCACCGTGCCCGGACGCGGCTACCGGTTCAAGTCCTCATGA
- a CDS encoding DUF4349 domain-containing protein, which yields MFRSLSLHSLILILALALAACGGSATPQLIGSYPRGSESGVVTSSGNAPANTLVVYNAYLELEVYNTDSAADRAEQVAYEHGGYLVSSQSWYQGNEKYATLTLAVPVAYFDLAREDLLRLGKATHESTSGELVGTGDGSNGWNTYSNITVQLRPTPVLGRAGEAASQWINNAVSFIFGLTTALFWIAVFLTPPFLMIVGFFATLRWLVARFRRP from the coding sequence ATGTTCCGCTCACTCTCACTCCATTCACTCATCCTGATCCTCGCGTTGGCCCTGGCGGCCTGTGGCGGCAGTGCCACGCCCCAGCTCATCGGCTCGTACCCACGCGGCTCGGAAAGCGGTGTCGTCACCTCGTCGGGCAACGCGCCGGCCAACACCCTCGTCGTCTACAATGCCTATCTTGAATTGGAAGTGTACAACACCGACTCGGCGGCAGACCGGGCCGAGCAAGTGGCCTATGAGCACGGCGGCTACCTGGTCAGTTCACAGTCGTGGTATCAGGGCAACGAAAAATACGCCACGCTCACCCTGGCCGTGCCGGTCGCTTACTTCGACTTAGCCCGCGAAGACCTGCTCCGGCTGGGCAAGGCTACGCACGAGAGCACCTCCGGCGAGTTGGTGGGAACCGGCGACGGCTCGAACGGCTGGAACACGTACTCGAACATCACCGTGCAGTTGCGGCCCACACCTGTCCTGGGGCGCGCTGGTGAGGCCGCCTCACAGTGGATAAACAACGCTGTGTCGTTCATCTTCGGCCTCACTACTGCCCTTTTCTGGATCGCCGTGTTTCTCACGCCGCCATTCCTGATGATTGTCGGCTTCTTCGCAACCCTCCGCTGGCTTGTCGCCCGTTTCCGTCGGCCCTAA
- a CDS encoding phosphotransferase, whose product MKAQKFWLIVAAILVVLILAACGGAATTQAPAATEAPAATISPTEVPAAATAEVQTQTVEATGAPTSTGVIVTSPPVVTTVPAISPTATPVVEARVIELEWPPEMRLGESDLIRLALIPSKDGYTVTTEFPEHQTITDTVPVERPGGFSLSASARLDGVGFDIEPGNEQTYGLPLDQPVTWRWTITPLAPNQQRLSILLRLVWTPQPGNPSPLRETVIYSKGLNVQVASFFGLTQREALAAGFVGLAFGSTLSLPLAAYVLRPRRARPSLQTANPNAGLIIEHPPGLQLSAEETRLLKTLFRRYARVTLEAEFRSGYSGARTFLALPVRADGRADAYTIAKLGERDSIQREFENYEAFVKDTLPPMTARIQEAPVSPPSPVPRAVRGTGEGPGVRAVLRYTFIAEPTRLPISLRESLISNLDPSLLEKLFQTFGPNWWLQRKPYTFRLAEEYDRMLPAHFVVEPCGDEPINNTFDGLYAPASTTAMQPGHVVALKNLNIVERRADGKSLSLSGLTQPGYPPLRVRWNSLTLPVNARGRIVATRKTLLGELTAGFELFGLPDPFLKLDALLNERLIATQSTIHGDLNLENILVGPGGFVWLIDFAQTRDGHPLYDFAHLEAEIIAHVLAPQFASVSDYAAQLRTGSLHPLLSSLHSIAARCLFNPSQPREYQLALYLACLGALKFVNLNSHQKQVLYLTAAHLAQIL is encoded by the coding sequence ATGAAGGCGCAGAAGTTTTGGCTGATCGTTGCGGCGATCCTTGTCGTCCTCATTCTGGCGGCCTGCGGCGGCGCGGCCACTACCCAAGCGCCTGCCGCCACCGAGGCGCCTGCCGCGACAATTTCGCCCACCGAAGTGCCAGCCGCGGCTACCGCCGAAGTCCAAACGCAAACGGTCGAGGCAACCGGCGCCCCAACCTCAACCGGCGTCATCGTCACCTCACCGCCCGTCGTCACAACAGTTCCCGCCATCAGCCCCACAGCCACGCCCGTCGTCGAAGCGCGCGTGATCGAATTGGAGTGGCCGCCGGAAATGCGGCTGGGCGAATCGGACCTCATTCGCCTCGCCCTCATCCCGTCGAAAGACGGCTACACCGTCACCACAGAATTTCCCGAACACCAAACCATTACCGACACCGTGCCGGTCGAGCGGCCCGGCGGCTTCAGCCTCTCGGCCTCGGCCCGGCTCGACGGCGTGGGCTTTGACATCGAGCCGGGCAACGAGCAAACTTACGGTTTGCCGCTCGATCAGCCGGTGACGTGGCGCTGGACGATCACCCCACTCGCGCCAAATCAACAACGGCTCTCGATCCTCCTCCGGCTGGTGTGGACGCCTCAGCCGGGTAACCCGTCGCCCCTTCGTGAAACCGTGATCTACTCCAAAGGCCTCAACGTTCAAGTGGCCTCGTTCTTCGGCCTCACCCAGCGCGAGGCCCTGGCCGCCGGGTTCGTGGGTCTGGCGTTCGGCAGCACCCTCAGCCTGCCGCTGGCCGCTTACGTTTTGCGCCCGCGCCGCGCCCGGCCCTCATTGCAAACCGCCAACCCCAACGCCGGGCTGATCATCGAACATCCACCCGGCCTGCAACTTTCAGCCGAAGAGACGCGACTGCTCAAGACGCTCTTCCGCCGTTACGCCCGTGTCACGCTGGAGGCCGAGTTCCGCTCCGGCTACTCCGGCGCGCGCACCTTCCTGGCCTTGCCCGTCCGCGCCGATGGCCGGGCCGACGCTTACACCATCGCCAAACTCGGCGAACGCGACTCCATTCAGCGCGAGTTCGAAAACTACGAAGCCTTCGTCAAAGACACCCTGCCGCCCATGACAGCGCGGATTCAAGAAGCGCCCGTTTCTCCCCCCTCTCCTGTCCCGCGTGCTGTTCGCGGGACGGGAGAGGGGCCGGGGGTGAGGGCCGTTCTCCGTTACACCTTCATCGCCGAGCCGACTCGCTTGCCTATCAGCCTCCGCGAATCTCTAATCTCTAATCTCGATCCTTCTTTGTTAGAGAAACTCTTTCAGACTTTCGGCCCCAACTGGTGGCTTCAGCGCAAGCCTTACACGTTCCGTCTGGCCGAGGAGTACGATCGCATGTTGCCCGCGCACTTTGTCGTCGAACCGTGTGGCGATGAGCCGATCAACAACACCTTCGATGGTTTATATGCGCCGGCTTCAACCACTGCCATGCAGCCCGGCCATGTCGTCGCCCTCAAAAATCTCAACATTGTCGAGCGCCGCGCCGACGGCAAATCACTTTCTCTTTCAGGCTTAACCCAGCCCGGTTATCCGCCGTTGCGCGTGCGTTGGAACAGTCTCACTCTGCCAGTCAACGCCCGGGGGCGCATCGTCGCCACCCGCAAAACATTGCTTGGCGAACTTACGGCGGGATTCGAACTATTCGGCCTTCCCGATCCGTTCCTCAAGCTGGATGCTCTTCTCAACGAGCGCCTCATCGCCACCCAGTCCACCATTCACGGCGACCTCAATCTCGAAAACATCCTCGTCGGCCCCGGCGGCTTTGTGTGGCTGATTGACTTTGCCCAAACCAGAGACGGCCACCCCTTGTACGACTTCGCCCACCTCGAAGCCGAAATCATCGCCCACGTCCTCGCGCCCCAATTTGCTTCTGTGTCAGATTATGCCGCTCAATTACGAACCGGCTCTCTCCACCCTCTTCTCTCTTCTCTTCATTCAATTGCCGCCCGTTGCCTCTTCAACCCCTCTCAGCCGCGAGAATATCAACTGGCGCTCTACCTGGCCTGCCTCGGCGCGCTCAAGTTCGTCAACCTCAACTCACATCAAAAACAGGTGTTGTATCTCACTGCCGCCCACCTCGCCCAGATTTTGTAA